From the Dehalococcoidia bacterium genome, the window AACGTCTTGTCGTCCGAGATGATGGGAGAACTGTTGCAGTGTTTGGCTGAAGCCGAGAAGTCTTCAGATGTTAGGGTCGTGGTAATCGCGGCTAATGGCCCGGTGTTCAGCTCTGGGCACGACCTCAGCGAGTTGGCAGAAGGGGACAGGGAAGACCAGACGCTCGTGTTCGCACTTTGCACCAGGCTCATGGAGACGATCCGTCTCCTCCCAAAGCCGGTGATTGCAAGTGTTCAGGGCCTGGCCACTGCAGCCGGATGTCAACTCGTGGCGACCTGCGACCTCGCCATCGCCTCAGAGGATGCCGCCTTCGCAACCCCTGGAGTCGACATCGGTCTCTTCTGTACGACGCCTGCCGTGGCCCTCGGCAGGGCGGTACACGCTAAGGTCGCCATGGAGATGCTCCTGACCGGTGAACCTGTCCCCGCTCAGGAGGCCATGAATAACGGGCTGGTTAACCGCGTGGTTCCGGCTGAAGTATTACAGGAGGCGACGCTGTCCCTTGCACGCAAGGTCGCATCGGCGCCCACAAGCACGGTCTCCATGGGAAAGTCAGCCTTCTACCGTCAGATGTCTCTTGACCGTCCTGAGGCCTACCAAGTGTCCCAGAAAGTCATGGTTGACAACCTCCAGCACCCCGATGCCATCGAGGGAATCCACGCTTTCCTCGAAAAGAGGCCACCAATCTGGCCCACGTAAGGGTTTTCACAAGTTTCGATACTGATCCCTGCGGTAGTTGACACAAAGTCTCCTTTGTGATAACTTGCGACTGTAACTAATGGTTCAAGATATAAGAGGTCTTTATGGCCTCATAAATATGTCTTGAGCCAAGTATTCTACAGGAGGTGTCGGATGGCTGGTGAAGGCAGAATGGACATTGAGATCATCTACTGCGTTCCTTGACAGTACCACGGAGTTGCGGCCTGGATGGTCAACGAGTTCGTGGCAGAAGGTGGTAAGGACGTATCGATAGATGTCAAGCCCGGCGTCGGCGGAGTACTTCAGGTATTCGTCGATGGCGACAAGATCTATGACAAGTCTGAAGAGGGCGGGCAGACGCCTCACCTCAACCGAGTCAAGGAGCTGCGGGCTATTGTCAGGAGCAGACTGGATGCACTGGTACCAGCTGACGACAACTAAGCCAAGCTACCAAGCTTAAAGCGAAGGCCCCGGTCTAGTACCGGGGCCTTTTGCTTTGGTGCTGATGCAGATCCCTCGCATTCAGTCGAGCATAGGCGGGCGAAGATTAGTTCCCCTCTCCCTCAGGGAGAGGGCTAGGGTGAGGGTGAAACGTAGAATTACCAATCCTCCTGTAACTTGGAGGAGTGTGAGAATCCCGCGTGCCCCCTAGGCTAGAATTAGGTAACCTCAACGCAGCCCCGGAGCCAGATGTACCGTCATTCGCCCGGCCTCCACATCCACATCCAGCACTGTCTCGCGAATCGCTGGAATCAGCAGGTCAGGGCCCTCATCACCCCTGACGACATAGACGTCATTCGCCGAGGTATCGAGTATCTCCACTATGGTGCCTAGCGCTTCTCCCTCGTCGCTGAACACCTTCATGTCGATTAACTGGAAGTGGTAGAAGGTGTTTTCAGGGAGAGTGGGGATCTCGTCTTCCTGAACGGTGAGCAGCAAGCCCTGCATGGAGTCTGCCTTAGTCCTGTCGGTCACACCGAACAGGCGGATCACATAACCCCCACGATATAGTCGGGATGCCTCGATGCTGTCACGTGTGCCATTTATGTAAAGCACCGACCCTTCAGAAAATCGCCCGGGAAAGTCGGACTGCGGTTGGACCTTGACGTCGCCCCTGAGTCCCCACGATCCTGTTATTTGCCCAACGACAACATGCCCATCGGGTGGTTCTGGGACGCGCTTCGATTCGGTCTTGCGACTTCGTGCAGGCTTGGGTGTACGTCTTTTAGGCTCCGTGCCCGGCGACTTCTTTGAACGGGACCGCGCAGGCATCGGTAATGTCCTCAGACGATTTCGAGTGTGGCTCGTGTGCCCTGCTTTACCGCTGCAACTCGAATGAGGTGTCTCATCGACTGGGCAACACGCCCCTGGCGGCCGATTACCTTGCCCTTGTCGTCTGGTGCGACTTCGAGCTTGACGATTATGCGACCGTCCTCGTCCTCTTCCTCGGTGACTCTGACCTCGTCAGGTTCGGAGGCAATCGACTTGGCGATGAATTCGACCAGCTCTTTCATTCGGCCGCAGCCTCAGTTTCGGCCCCGGCCTTGACTCTGTCCAAGGTGCCCAGGGTTGTCAGCAACTGCCTGACCGCATCGGACGGCTGTGCGCCCTGCCTGAGCCACTTGAGCGCCTTCTCTTCGTCTATGACGACCGTCGGCGGCTCAGTCCGAGGGTTGTAGTGGCCAAGATGGTCCACAAAGGCGCCATCTCGGGCAGCCCTTGCGTCAGCTACAACCACTCTGTAGCTGGGCTGGTGCCGTGCACCTGTTCTCCTGAGTCGAATCTTGAGCATCTAGTCCACTCTCAATTGCTGATTGTTCTGTATTGCTAGCTGAAGCCCCTCTCCCTCAGGGTGAGGGTGAAACCTCAGGTTGCTAGTGTAAGGGCATTTGCCTCGTCCCTCAAATGGGCGAGCTACCCGTTCCTGGCCTGGCTGAGCTGGCTCATCAGCCTCGACTTACGCCTGGATGCATTGTTTGCGTGAAGCGCACCCTTGGCGACAGCCTTGTCCAGTGCAACTACGGCTGACTTTACTGCTGTGTCGGCAGCATCCAGGTCACCGTCGTCTATAAGTCTCCGTGCGCTCCTTATGTGAGTCTTCGCACGTGACCGCATTGGCAGGTTCCTGTCCCGCTTGCGCAGTGATGCTCGATTCGACTTGGCTGAAGGCAATTGTGTTTCTCCGTTAGGTGTGTGCTTGACGACGGATAATTGTATCAGGTTTGAGACATCCCATTCGAGTCGTCTAAATCACACGTTGCTCCTGGTGACTGTCATTACTCCCCTGATCGCTTCGAGCCTGAAGAACAGCCTGCTGAGCTGATCGATGCCACTAACGTGTAGCGTAAGCGTGACAATTGAAATGCCGTCATACTCCTCAGACACGCATGACGCAATGTTGACGTTCTCGCCGGACACCACGAATGTCACGTCCCTCAAGAGACCGACCCTGTCCATTGCTCTGACCTGAATTCGCACCGGGTACTTGACCTCGGTCTTCCCCCACGACACCGGCACAAGCCTCTCAGGCTCGTCTTCGTGCAGGATGTTCGGGCAGTTCCTTCTGTGAACTGTCACTCCCCTGAACCGCGTGATGTAGCCGATGATCTCGTCGCCGTTGATGGGGTTGCAGCAGCGCGCCATCGACATCAGCAGGTCGCCCACACCGAGCACCTCGATGCCCGTGCTGGGACTGATCGGCAGCCCGAGTTCCTGCTGGCGGTGGACCTCTTCTTCGGCCTCTTTCTCACGGGAGCTTAGCTTGTTGACCACTTGGGTAACTGAAACTGAACCGTCGCCCAGGGCTGACAGGAAGTCGTCCAGCCCGGCGATGCCCATCATTCCTGCGACCTGGTCGTCAGGCGCGGTCGTCAACCTGCGGATGTGCCGGTTGTACAGGTCCCGACCTCTCTGGATGTTGACCGAACGCTCTTGACGCTTGAACCACTGCCGCACCCTCGACCGCGCCGAGTTAGTCTTGATGTAGCCCAGGTCCTCGTTCAGCCAGTCGAGACTCGGCCCGCGTACCGTCTTGGAAGTCAGGATCTGGCATGTATCGCCGTTCTTGAGTTGATAGGTCAGAGGCACCAGCTTCTGGTTAACTTTCGCGCCGATGCACCTGAAGATAAGGTCCGAGTGCACTCTGAAAGCGAAGTCAAGTGGCGTCGAGCCGTTTGGCAACTCCTTGAGTTCACCGACAGGGGTGTAGACGAAGACCTGGTTCTGGAAGATATCGGTCTTGAGCGACTCGACGAAGTCCTCGGCTTCGGCAACGTCTCTCTGCCACTCCATGATCTGCCGTAGCCACACCATCTTCTGTTCAAACGGGTCTCCTGCGCCCGTGCCCTCTTTGTAGAGCCAGTGCGCCGCGACGCCGTACTCCGCAAGCTGGTGCATCTCGTGGGTCCGCACCTGTATCTCGACGGGATGGCCGTCTTCTGCGATCACAGTCGTATGAATCGATTGGTACAGGTTCTCCTTAGGGTTCGCGATGTAGTCATCAAATTCACCGGGAACGGGATGCCACCTGCTGTGAATCACGCCCAGCGCGGCGTAGCAGTCTGCCACGGAGTCGACGAGCACCCTGAGGGCGAACAGGTCGTTTATGTCGTCCACTGTCTTGTTCTGACGGGCGTACTTGCCGGTCTTCTTGTAGATCGAGAACAGGTGCTTTGGCCTGCCAAAAACATCCGCTCTAATGGATGTCCTGGCAAGCTCCGCATCGAGGATCGCCCTCGCCTCTGCGATGTAGGTCTCTCGCTCCTCCCGCCTCACTTTCAGACGCTGCGAGATTTCCTTGTACTCGGTAGGGTTGAGCTGCTGGAAGGCCATATCCTCGAGCTGCCACTTGATCTCCCAGATTCCCAGCCGGTGCGCGAGTGGGGCATAGATGTCAAGTGTCTCCTGCGCCTTCTCTATCCTCTTGGATTCCGGAAGGTGCCGGATCGTTTGCAGGTTGTGGAGCCTGTCGGCCAGCTTGATCAGTACGACCCTGATGTCCTCAGCCATCGCCATCAGCATCTTGCGGATGGTCTCAGCCTGTGCTCTCGTCGCCTGTTGCGTGCCAACTGCCCCTGCGGCGACTAGCTCGGCCTCGGTGAACTTGGTCACGCCGTCAACCAGGCGCGCCACGTCGTTACCGAACCTGCCCTGGATATCTCCGATCAGTACGTCCGGGCTGTCCTCTACCACGTCATGGAGCAGTCCGGCAGCCAGCGCATCGGGGTCCAACTTCAGGTCGGCCAGGACCATGGCAGTCTGAAAGGGGTGTTCCAGGAACGGCTCGCCTGACTTCCGCATCTGGCCGCTGTGCGCCTCGGCAGCGTAGTGAAATGCCTCTTCCACAACTCCGAGACGCTCCTCAGGCAGGTACTCCCTGGCCTTCATCAAGAGCGTTTCCAGCACTGTTGGACCTCCCCGGCAACATGGCTGCATGACGTGGACTTGCGTCACCCTCGTGGAACGAAAGCTCCCTCTCCCTCAGGAAGAGAGTTGGGGTGAGGGTGAATCTCCAGACTTGGCACAAGTCACTTCTTGCAACGCCAAGACCAAGTCCCAGACCATCAGCCTGATTAAGTGATTATAGTACAATGCTTCACAATTGAAAGCAGGGAGTTTCGAGTTGCAGTTTCAGGCCCCGCGAGGAACATCCGATGTGCTGCCCGAAGACGAGGCATACTGGAGCTTCGTCCGTTCAACGGCAGAGGAAGTCGCCACCCGGTTCGGCTACCATCGCATAGATACGCCTGTATTTGAGGATTCCGGACTCTTCGAGCGGGGAGTAGGGTCGACCACGGACATAGTCGAAAAGGAAACCTACACCTTCGAGGACCGCGGCGGCGACATGCTCACGCTCCGCGCCGAGGGGACTGCTCCCGTCTGCCGCGCCTACCTGCAGCACGGCATGCAAAACATGACTCAACCGGTCAGGTTATTCTATATCTGCCCGGTCTTTCGATATGAGCGACCCCAGTCCGGCCGCTACCGGCAGCACACCCAGTTCGGAATCGAAGTCATTGGCGAGCCCGACGCCAGCGTCGACGCCGAAGTCATCGAGGTCGGCTGGCGCTTCCTGGAACAGGTAGGCCTCTCCGATTTGTCGCTCACCATCAACTCTATCGGCGACCCCGAGTGTAGACCTGCCTACATCGAACGACTAAGGACCTACTACTCCGGTCACCGTGACTCACTTTGCGAGGACTGCGAGCGCCGTATCGACCGAAACGCACTCAGACTTCTGGACTGTAAGAACGACCAGTGCCAGCCATTCGTCGACGAAGCGCCCGCCAGCGCGGACCACCTATGCTCTGACTGTGATACTCACTGGGGCGACCTACGTCGCTACCTGGAAGCGACCGGCCTCGACTACCAGGTTGACCACCGCCTTGTGCGCGGCCTCGACTACTACACCCGCACCGTATTCGAGATCGCGCCCCCTGAAGAGGGCAGGATGGTGACCATCGTTGGCGGCGGACGCTACGATGGCCTGATCGAACAGCTTGGCGGCAGATCAACCCCCGGCATCGGCTACGGCATGGGACTCGAACGAGTCATCCAGAACGTCAAGAGCCAGAACGTACAGGTCGACGGCAGTGAACGTACCCGGGTCATGGTCGTCCACCTCGGCGACGCAGCCAAGACCGCCGGAGTCCGCATCGCCTCCGACTTGCGTTCAGCCGGCATTGCGGCCACACTGGCGCCCCCAAGGGGTCTCAGGGCCCAGCTTCGCTACGCCTCCAACTCAGGCGCGACCCACGCCCTCATCATTGGCGACGACGAACTCGCCAACGGCGTCGCTGCCCTGCGAGACCTGTCCAACAGCACCCAGGAAGACGTACCCCTGGCCACCATCGTGGATACACTCAGCCATGGCTGACAGGGTTAGGTAAGCCGACAATTCGTTCGCCCTGGGCCTGTCGAAGGACCCCCGATCCCTACGTAACCTGATCCACTTGCATTACTCCCTCACCGGCAGCGCCTTCATCGGCGCGAGAATCACCAGCACAGCCGAGATAGCCGTAAGTATCCCCGAGTAGTAGAACACCGACCCGTACCCGCCGAAGTTCTCGATAACGAAATACCCGAGGAACGGCGACACCGCTCCGAGTATCCCGTTCAGCCCAAAGATCAGGCCAACCGCTGTGGCCTCAGTACCTCTCCCGACGACGTCCAGCACCGCTGCCTGCACTATCTGATGCAGCGCGAAGCTGAACAATCCCGTTCCCGCAAGCACCAGAGTCAGCAGTATCCCATCTCCGGCAGCAACGGTTACGAGCGAGATCACAGCAGCGAGGAAGAACCCTGGCACCATCACCGCCTTCCGAGAGTATCGGTCCGACAGGTATCCGAGGATCGGCGCCGAAACTATCCCCATCCCCGAGACCAGCGCGTAGTGGAAGCCGTAGTCGAGGTCCTCCTTGCCCAGCGACTCCGTCAGGTAGAACGGCGTCCACGCAAATACCGAGTCCAGACCTACGCCTCTCAGCATGGCCGCAGCCACCAGCAGCACTACGCCAGGATGCCGCATGATGCCGACAGACTCCCTAAGCTGCTCGGACAGGCTCCGTGTCTGCACTGAACCGATCCGACCGACGTGCCTCAGGAAGATCCACACCAGCACGCCCATGACCAGGGCAGGGATGACGTAGATATACATGACGCCACGCCAACTCCTGAGTACGACTGGGACAATCCAGGTTGGAATGACAGTCGCGCCTCCGACGCTCACCCCACGCCACTTGGTCAGCACCGCCAGCAGCCCTGTGGCCACCACTGGTCCCACCATGTTGCCCAGGTTGGAGCCCAGCCCGTGTATCGAGATTGCGAACCCACGACGGTCCGCGAACACTTGCGAGAGCGACGCCGCTGAGGGCAGGTGCCACAACGCACCGGGAATCGACACAAGAGGCACAACGAGTATCAGCACGATGTAACCTGGAGACGCGCCGAGTAGCGCAAAGAAGATGGCAGCACCCACCATGCAGCCCGTCAGCATGATGCCCCAGTGTCGCTTGAGCATGTCCACCACCAGCCCACCGCCGATGTTTACGACTCCGAACCCGATGAATCTCAGCGCGAGCAGAACGGTGATCTGCAGCGTGCTCAGACCGAAGTGCGACGAGATCGAAGGCATCATCACCGGTACGCCCTGGTCGTAAAGGT encodes:
- a CDS encoding enoyl-CoA hydratase — its product is MTGPLVTRHVQEGIATLTLNDPTRRNVLSSEMMGELLQCLAEAEKSSDVRVVVIAANGPVFSSGHDLSELAEGDREDQTLVFALCTRLMETIRLLPKPVIASVQGLATAAGCQLVATCDLAIASEDAAFATPGVDIGLFCTTPAVALGRAVHAKVAMEMLLTGEPVPAQEAMNNGLVNRVVPAEVLQEATLSLARKVASAPTSTVSMGKSAFYRQMSLDRPEAYQVSQKVMVDNLQHPDAIEGIHAFLEKRPPIWPT
- a CDS encoding Rdx family protein, whose product is MVNEFVAEGGKDVSIDVKPGVGGVLQVFVDGDKIYDKSEEGGQTPHLNRVKELRAIVRSRLDALVPADDN
- the rimM gene encoding 16S rRNA processing protein RimM, translated to MPARSRSKKSPGTEPKRRTPKPARSRKTESKRVPEPPDGHVVVGQITGSWGLRGDVKVQPQSDFPGRFSEGSVLYINGTRDSIEASRLYRGGYVIRLFGVTDRTKADSMQGLLLTVQEDEIPTLPENTFYHFQLIDMKVFSDEGEALGTIVEILDTSANDVYVVRGDEGPDLLIPAIRETVLDVDVEAGRMTVHLAPGLR
- a CDS encoding KH domain-containing protein, giving the protein MKELVEFIAKSIASEPDEVRVTEEEDEDGRIIVKLEVAPDDKGKVIGRQGRVAQSMRHLIRVAAVKQGTRATLEIV
- the rpsP gene encoding 30S ribosomal protein S16; amino-acid sequence: MLKIRLRRTGARHQPSYRVVVADARAARDGAFVDHLGHYNPRTEPPTVVIDEEKALKWLRQGAQPSDAVRQLLTTLGTLDRVKAGAETEAAAE
- the rpsT gene encoding 30S ribosomal protein S20, producing MPSAKSNRASLRKRDRNLPMRSRAKTHIRSARRLIDDGDLDAADTAVKSAVVALDKAVAKGALHANNASRRKSRLMSQLSQARNG
- a CDS encoding bifunctional (p)ppGpp synthetase/guanosine-3',5'-bis(diphosphate) 3'-pyrophosphohydrolase, whose amino-acid sequence is MKAREYLPEERLGVVEEAFHYAAEAHSGQMRKSGEPFLEHPFQTAMVLADLKLDPDALAAGLLHDVVEDSPDVLIGDIQGRFGNDVARLVDGVTKFTEAELVAAGAVGTQQATRAQAETIRKMLMAMAEDIRVVLIKLADRLHNLQTIRHLPESKRIEKAQETLDIYAPLAHRLGIWEIKWQLEDMAFQQLNPTEYKEISQRLKVRREERETYIAEARAILDAELARTSIRADVFGRPKHLFSIYKKTGKYARQNKTVDDINDLFALRVLVDSVADCYAALGVIHSRWHPVPGEFDDYIANPKENLYQSIHTTVIAEDGHPVEIQVRTHEMHQLAEYGVAAHWLYKEGTGAGDPFEQKMVWLRQIMEWQRDVAEAEDFVESLKTDIFQNQVFVYTPVGELKELPNGSTPLDFAFRVHSDLIFRCIGAKVNQKLVPLTYQLKNGDTCQILTSKTVRGPSLDWLNEDLGYIKTNSARSRVRQWFKRQERSVNIQRGRDLYNRHIRRLTTAPDDQVAGMMGIAGLDDFLSALGDGSVSVTQVVNKLSSREKEAEEEVHRQQELGLPISPSTGIEVLGVGDLLMSMARCCNPINGDEIIGYITRFRGVTVHRRNCPNILHEDEPERLVPVSWGKTEVKYPVRIQVRAMDRVGLLRDVTFVVSGENVNIASCVSEEYDGISIVTLTLHVSGIDQLSRLFFRLEAIRGVMTVTRSNV
- a CDS encoding histidine--tRNA ligase; this translates as MQFQAPRGTSDVLPEDEAYWSFVRSTAEEVATRFGYHRIDTPVFEDSGLFERGVGSTTDIVEKETYTFEDRGGDMLTLRAEGTAPVCRAYLQHGMQNMTQPVRLFYICPVFRYERPQSGRYRQHTQFGIEVIGEPDASVDAEVIEVGWRFLEQVGLSDLSLTINSIGDPECRPAYIERLRTYYSGHRDSLCEDCERRIDRNALRLLDCKNDQCQPFVDEAPASADHLCSDCDTHWGDLRRYLEATGLDYQVDHRLVRGLDYYTRTVFEIAPPEEGRMVTIVGGGRYDGLIEQLGGRSTPGIGYGMGLERVIQNVKSQNVQVDGSERTRVMVVHLGDAAKTAGVRIASDLRSAGIAATLAPPRGLRAQLRYASNSGATHALIIGDDELANGVAALRDLSNSTQEDVPLATIVDTLSHG
- a CDS encoding MFS transporter, producing the protein MVSDNMRPEEAGNRNTILGVMSAGHGVAHLYDQGVPVMMPSISSHFGLSTLQITVLLALRFIGFGVVNIGGGLVVDMLKRHWGIMLTGCMVGAAIFFALLGASPGYIVLILVVPLVSIPGALWHLPSAASLSQVFADRRGFAISIHGLGSNLGNMVGPVVATGLLAVLTKWRGVSVGGATVIPTWIVPVVLRSWRGVMYIYVIPALVMGVLVWIFLRHVGRIGSVQTRSLSEQLRESVGIMRHPGVVLLVAAAMLRGVGLDSVFAWTPFYLTESLGKEDLDYGFHYALVSGMGIVSAPILGYLSDRYSRKAVMVPGFFLAAVISLVTVAAGDGILLTLVLAGTGLFSFALHQIVQAAVLDVVGRGTEATAVGLIFGLNGILGAVSPFLGYFVIENFGGYGSVFYYSGILTAISAVLVILAPMKALPVRE